A part of Blastopirellula marina genomic DNA contains:
- the dtd gene encoding D-aminoacyl-tRNA deacylase gives MRGVVQRVLEAHVKVDGQVVGQIAQGLVVLLGVAEGDTETDLKYLVEKTINLRIFEDDEGKMNRSVIDIGGSILAISQFTLLGDCRKGRRPSFITAAKPEEANAKYEDYVRLVRQQGVTVETGIFRADMKVQLINDGPVTMILDSTKLL, from the coding sequence ATGCGCGGGGTCGTTCAACGAGTCTTGGAAGCACATGTCAAAGTCGATGGCCAGGTCGTCGGTCAAATCGCACAAGGCTTGGTTGTGTTGCTGGGTGTAGCGGAAGGTGATACCGAAACTGATTTGAAATACTTGGTTGAGAAGACCATCAATCTGCGGATCTTCGAAGATGACGAAGGAAAAATGAACCGCAGCGTGATTGATATTGGCGGCAGTATCTTGGCGATCAGCCAATTCACGCTTCTCGGCGATTGTCGCAAAGGTCGTCGGCCGAGTTTTATTACAGCTGCCAAACCGGAAGAAGCGAACGCGAAGTACGAAGACTATGTGCGACTCGTTCGTCAGCAAGGTGTCACGGTCGAAACGGGAATCTTTCGTGCCGACATGAAAGTCCAGTTGATCAATGACGGACCTGTCACGATGATCCTCGATAGCACCAAATTACTTTGA
- a CDS encoding metal-dependent hydrolase, producing MADFNTHIATSTVVGVGVGLAGYTLLDTPEPNRVITCMLATGLCSLAGILPDLDSGSGRPLRETSSILAAVVPMLMVDRFQHMGLNAEAIALAGALVYITIRFGVVEIFRKYTVHRGMWHSIPAAISCTLLAFLVVSGENLETRIFKSAAVFIGFMVHLILDEIWSVEWKGTHFHFKKSFGTAIKFWYPKSIWSNVSTYGKLIALIFIAVGDPVMMERYHFHRSQHEIQQQLATEPEQPSPQIATEPLPTFNR from the coding sequence ATGGCCGACTTCAACACACACATTGCAACAAGCACCGTGGTGGGCGTTGGGGTTGGTCTGGCCGGGTACACGCTGCTCGATACGCCAGAGCCCAATCGTGTGATCACATGCATGCTGGCAACAGGACTCTGCAGTTTGGCCGGAATTCTGCCTGACCTCGATTCTGGATCGGGGCGACCACTACGCGAAACAAGTTCGATCTTGGCCGCAGTGGTTCCGATGCTGATGGTCGATCGCTTTCAGCATATGGGATTGAACGCTGAGGCCATCGCGCTAGCCGGTGCGCTTGTTTACATTACGATTCGCTTTGGCGTGGTCGAGATTTTCAGGAAATACACGGTTCATCGCGGAATGTGGCACAGTATTCCTGCCGCGATTTCGTGTACTTTGCTGGCGTTTCTGGTCGTTTCAGGTGAGAACCTTGAGACACGAATTTTCAAAAGTGCGGCCGTCTTCATCGGCTTCATGGTGCACTTGATTCTCGACGAAATCTGGAGCGTCGAGTGGAAGGGAACGCACTTCCATTTTAAGAAGTCATTTGGTACCGCGATTAAGTTCTGGTATCCCAAGAGTATATGGTCGAATGTATCGACCTATGGCAAGCTCATTGCCTTAATATTCATTGCTGTGGGTGATCCGGTGATGATGGAACGCTATCACTTTCATCGTTCTCAGCATGAAATTCAGCAACAGCTTGCTACCGAACCCGAACAGCCGTCACCGCAGATCGCCACGGAACCGTTGCCGACATTCAATCGATAA
- a CDS encoding glycosyltransferase family 4 protein, which translates to MRVAHVITRMIIGGAQENTLYNCLDLIRDYGDDVLLITGPSLGPEGNLLDQAHAQGLPVKELPHLVRNINPITDWKGYQEVKAAIREFQPDVVHTHSAKGGMLGRRGATALNVPAVIHTVHGAPFHPYQSAMARKFFIHCEQYAARQCHMLVSVADAMTDLLVEAKVAPREKFVTVYSGMEVEPFLESGSLRDATRAELGIGAEDVVIGKIARLFHLKGHEYVIEAAKEVVAKCPQAKFLFVGDGILREKYESDIRAAGLQDHFILVGLVPPKEIPKYISAMDVLVHTSLREGLARALPQALLSGKPAVSFDIDGAREVVSTMETGFLVPPGDVSQLTSALVQLCQDRGLREKLGEEGRARCRQVFPHQVMTRILREIYQEVLRSNGRDIA; encoded by the coding sequence ATGCGTGTCGCTCATGTGATTACCCGAATGATTATCGGCGGCGCGCAGGAGAACACACTCTACAACTGCCTCGATCTGATTCGTGATTACGGTGACGATGTGCTTTTGATCACCGGGCCAAGTCTTGGGCCGGAAGGGAACTTACTTGATCAAGCACATGCACAAGGGCTGCCGGTGAAAGAGTTGCCGCACTTGGTACGAAACATCAATCCGATCACCGATTGGAAAGGGTATCAGGAAGTCAAAGCAGCGATTCGCGAATTCCAGCCTGACGTGGTTCACACGCACAGTGCGAAGGGTGGCATGCTGGGGAGAAGGGGGGCGACGGCTCTTAACGTGCCGGCAGTTATTCACACCGTGCATGGGGCGCCGTTTCATCCATATCAATCTGCTATGGCTCGGAAGTTCTTTATCCATTGCGAACAATACGCTGCGCGGCAGTGCCACATGTTGGTCAGTGTTGCCGACGCAATGACCGATCTGCTGGTCGAAGCGAAGGTCGCACCGCGTGAAAAGTTTGTCACCGTTTACAGTGGAATGGAAGTCGAACCATTTTTGGAAAGTGGTTCGCTTCGCGATGCGACGCGGGCAGAACTTGGCATCGGAGCAGAGGACGTCGTGATCGGCAAGATCGCGCGGCTCTTTCATCTAAAGGGGCATGAGTACGTCATCGAAGCCGCAAAGGAGGTCGTCGCCAAATGTCCGCAAGCGAAGTTCCTTTTCGTCGGCGATGGCATTCTGCGAGAGAAGTACGAGAGCGACATTCGTGCAGCTGGCCTGCAGGACCATTTCATCTTGGTGGGGCTTGTTCCACCCAAAGAGATCCCGAAATACATCTCGGCAATGGATGTTTTGGTCCATACCAGCTTGCGAGAAGGGCTCGCTCGAGCGCTTCCTCAAGCACTGCTATCAGGAAAACCGGCGGTCAGTTTTGACATCGATGGGGCTCGTGAAGTGGTTTCAACAATGGAGACGGGCTTCTTGGTTCCGCCTGGAGATGTTTCGCAATTGACGTCCGCTTTGGTACAGCTTTGCCAGGACAGGGGACTACGCGAAAAACTAGGCGAGGAGGGACGAGCCCGTTGCCGACAGGTCTTTCCGCACCAGGTAATGACCCGCATATTGCGCGAAATCTATCAAGAAGTTCTTAGATCAAACGGTCGTGATATAGCGTAA
- the truA gene encoding tRNA pseudouridine(38-40) synthase TruA — protein MEESEHAAARSTGRCIKLTVAYDGTNYHGWQTQPTGPTIQSALEAAIKSICGETVHIIGSGRTDAGVHAWGQVASFHTHSKLPADVFRKALNANLPEDIVVRDACDVASSFRPINDALSKRYRYVLQPGRINDPFALKHAWFVKRILDVESMQKAAEALIGEHDFAAFQATGSPRQSTVRTMIDAAVTLHDAQERRKIFIEVEATGFLYNMVRIIAGTLVEVGQGKRPAESMAAIIASCDRLQAGMTAPAHGLYLLQVHYPPHE, from the coding sequence ATGGAAGAATCGGAGCATGCGGCGGCCAGATCTACCGGCCGCTGCATCAAGCTGACGGTTGCCTACGATGGCACCAACTATCACGGTTGGCAGACGCAGCCGACTGGCCCGACAATTCAATCGGCGCTCGAAGCCGCCATTAAAAGTATCTGCGGCGAAACCGTCCACATTATCGGCAGTGGGCGAACTGATGCTGGCGTCCATGCCTGGGGACAAGTCGCCAGCTTTCATACGCACAGCAAGCTGCCGGCCGATGTCTTTCGTAAGGCGCTCAACGCCAATCTTCCTGAGGACATTGTCGTTCGCGATGCCTGCGACGTGGCGTCTTCCTTCCGTCCCATCAACGACGCCCTCTCGAAGCGTTATCGATATGTTTTACAGCCAGGGCGAATCAACGATCCTTTTGCTTTAAAGCATGCTTGGTTTGTTAAACGGATTCTCGATGTCGAGTCGATGCAAAAGGCCGCCGAGGCATTGATTGGTGAACATGATTTCGCCGCCTTTCAAGCGACCGGCTCGCCACGTCAATCGACCGTTCGCACCATGATTGATGCGGCGGTAACGCTACACGATGCCCAGGAGCGTCGTAAGATTTTTATCGAAGTCGAAGCGACTGGTTTTCTTTACAACATGGTCCGCATCATCGCGGGTACCTTGGTCGAGGTAGGGCAGGGGAAGCGCCCTGCGGAATCGATGGCCGCCATCATCGCCTCATGCGATCGATTACAAGCTGGCATGACCGCGCCTGCTCATGGGCTGTACTTGCTGCAAGTTCATTATCCGCCTCACGAATAG
- a CDS encoding CvpA family protein produces MVTYDFIMLAILAGAVLWGLYKGMAWQIASVASLVVSYFVSMQFREQVATALGLQPPWGNLAAMLGIYIGTSMVIWIIFSLIKKTLDNWALKDWDRQVGAGIGFAKGVLLCIIVTMFAVAMTKDESRQQIVKSKSGYYITKTIHTLHGVMPAEVNEVVGPFIERYDQRVNGQNPDWFADTGSGSSGGENTTIDPANFNLQQEFQNFKSNVQNQIQNRVQSEVQNQAGQVQNFVNQTIENPQNVQSNWQQYTGQYQQQPQGYYPPPMNVPSNQQPSGSFYPQYGQPQQPGPYEPQR; encoded by the coding sequence ATGGTTACCTACGATTTCATCATGTTGGCAATTCTCGCAGGCGCAGTCTTGTGGGGTTTGTACAAAGGCATGGCCTGGCAAATCGCCTCGGTCGCTTCGCTCGTGGTTAGCTATTTCGTCTCGATGCAGTTCCGCGAACAAGTTGCGACGGCACTCGGCCTGCAACCACCCTGGGGAAACCTGGCCGCGATGCTGGGAATCTACATCGGAACTTCGATGGTCATTTGGATCATCTTTTCGCTGATTAAGAAAACGCTCGACAACTGGGCACTGAAAGATTGGGATCGCCAGGTCGGCGCCGGAATTGGTTTCGCGAAGGGCGTGCTTCTATGCATCATTGTCACCATGTTCGCGGTGGCCATGACCAAAGACGAAAGCCGCCAGCAGATCGTGAAATCAAAGTCGGGCTACTACATCACGAAAACCATCCACACGCTTCACGGCGTGATGCCAGCAGAAGTAAATGAAGTCGTCGGACCGTTTATTGAACGATACGATCAACGTGTCAACGGACAGAATCCAGACTGGTTTGCGGATACCGGAAGCGGGTCGAGCGGGGGAGAAAACACGACCATCGACCCAGCCAATTTCAATCTCCAGCAAGAGTTCCAGAACTTCAAATCGAACGTCCAAAACCAGATTCAGAACCGAGTCCAAAGCGAGGTCCAAAACCAGGCCGGCCAGGTTCAGAATTTCGTGAACCAGACGATCGAGAACCCACAAAACGTTCAGTCGAATTGGCAACAGTACACAGGCCAATATCAACAGCAGCCTCAGGGTTATTATCCGCCGCCAATGAACGTTCCGTCGAACCAACAGCCGAGCGGAAGTTTCTATCCACAGTATGGCCAGCCACAACAGCCAGGACCGTACGAACCACAGCGATAA
- a CDS encoding protein-L-isoaspartate(D-aspartate) O-methyltransferase: MNRSISTTAWLFAATFLVLGVARTADARDPFEAARNQLVETAIVANGVKDPRVIKSMRDTLRHEFVSSSQRAQAYYDMALPIGEDQTISSPFIVAYMTESLETKPTDKVLEIGTGSGYQAAILSPLVKDVYSIEIKEVLGRKAARTLQRLGYDNVHTKVGDGFLGWPQYAPFDKIIVTCSPENVPQPLIDQLREGGRMVIPVGERYQQTLVLFTKKNGKLEADPLRPTLFVPMTGEAEDRRQVKPDPANPHLENGDFEQPLAENGTVQGWYYQRQLELVEDSASPSGTHCLKLSNSDPGRVALALQGLALDGRQVHRLNIKGWVKTDGIGLGTDRTLAPMLMLSFYDEQRRELGRAAVGPFLGTQDWHQVEKTITIPPATREALFRINTAGAVGTMYVDNVSIEAVR; this comes from the coding sequence ATGAACCGATCTATTTCCACGACCGCTTGGTTATTCGCTGCCACGTTCCTCGTTCTGGGAGTCGCTCGTACGGCGGATGCTCGTGATCCCTTCGAAGCCGCGCGGAATCAGTTGGTCGAAACGGCCATCGTGGCCAATGGGGTGAAAGATCCACGCGTCATCAAGTCGATGCGCGATACCTTGCGGCATGAGTTCGTTTCGTCGTCGCAACGAGCTCAGGCTTATTACGACATGGCGTTGCCCATCGGCGAAGATCAAACGATTTCTTCTCCGTTCATCGTGGCCTACATGACCGAGTCACTCGAAACGAAGCCGACCGATAAGGTGTTAGAAATTGGCACCGGCAGCGGCTACCAAGCCGCGATCCTGAGCCCTTTGGTGAAGGATGTCTATAGCATCGAAATCAAGGAAGTGCTGGGACGAAAAGCAGCTCGCACCCTTCAGCGTCTCGGCTACGACAACGTGCATACGAAAGTGGGCGATGGTTTCTTAGGTTGGCCGCAGTACGCACCGTTCGACAAAATCATCGTGACCTGTTCTCCTGAGAATGTCCCGCAACCGCTGATCGACCAGCTGCGAGAAGGAGGACGCATGGTCATTCCAGTGGGGGAACGTTATCAACAAACGTTAGTGCTGTTTACGAAGAAGAACGGTAAGCTTGAGGCCGATCCACTTCGCCCGACTTTGTTCGTCCCGATGACGGGCGAAGCGGAAGATCGTCGTCAAGTGAAGCCTGATCCAGCGAACCCACACCTTGAAAACGGCGACTTCGAACAACCGTTAGCTGAAAACGGCACGGTGCAGGGGTGGTACTACCAGCGGCAATTGGAACTGGTGGAAGACTCCGCTTCTCCTAGTGGCACGCATTGCTTGAAGCTCTCGAACAGCGATCCTGGACGTGTCGCGTTGGCTTTACAGGGATTGGCACTCGACGGCCGTCAGGTTCATCGGCTGAACATCAAAGGATGGGTGAAGACTGATGGGATCGGGTTGGGGACCGATCGGACATTGGCACCGATGCTGATGCTTAGTTTCTACGACGAACAGCGGAGGGAATTAGGCCGCGCTGCGGTGGGGCCTTTCCTGGGAACGCAAGACTGGCACCAAGTCGAAAAGACGATCACCATCCCCCCAGCGACGCGGGAAGCACTGTTCCGGATTAATACGGCTGGGGCCGTTGGCACTATGTATGTGGATAATGTCAGCATCGAAGCGGTCCGCTAG
- a CDS encoding serine/threonine protein kinase has protein sequence MATAGRNFIGPYRLVRMLRASQTCQVWEAIHDLDNRRVAIKALRDNYLKDRSEIAALKHEHTVAAKFDHPYVIHVYEFDSFRGVSYLCLEFCISRNMKMAIREGVEELAYWAPKIVEDGAKGLGYMHEQGWVHCDVKPDNFLLDTEGNVKLIDFSIAQKKKSGLAKLFGGGSKVKGNVQGTRSYMSPEQIRGKALDGRADMYCYGCTVFELISGKVPYTATSPDHLLDKHLRAAVPTLQAANNNVTPEFSALIERTMAKDPNQRPDTMDEFVRLLKNTKMYRIPPRKPASLSEREKQEAATGSDNSSSESGEA, from the coding sequence GTGGCTACTGCAGGAAGAAATTTCATCGGTCCGTACCGCTTGGTGCGAATGCTGCGCGCGAGTCAAACTTGCCAGGTCTGGGAAGCAATTCACGACTTGGACAATCGGCGAGTAGCAATTAAAGCACTGCGCGACAATTACTTGAAAGACCGATCCGAGATCGCGGCACTAAAGCACGAACACACGGTCGCTGCCAAGTTCGATCATCCGTACGTCATTCATGTGTACGAATTCGATAGCTTTCGCGGCGTCTCTTATTTGTGCCTCGAGTTTTGTATCTCGCGAAACATGAAGATGGCAATTCGCGAAGGGGTAGAGGAACTTGCTTACTGGGCGCCGAAGATCGTGGAAGATGGAGCCAAGGGACTCGGTTACATGCACGAACAAGGTTGGGTCCATTGCGATGTGAAGCCAGACAACTTTCTGTTGGATACGGAAGGGAACGTCAAGCTCATCGACTTCTCGATCGCCCAGAAAAAGAAATCTGGCCTGGCCAAGTTGTTTGGTGGCGGATCGAAGGTGAAGGGTAATGTTCAGGGCACGCGTAGCTATATGTCGCCTGAACAGATCCGTGGTAAGGCGTTAGATGGCCGCGCGGATATGTATTGCTATGGCTGTACCGTCTTTGAATTGATCAGTGGTAAAGTTCCATACACCGCCACCAGCCCGGATCACTTGTTAGACAAGCATTTGCGGGCAGCCGTTCCGACACTGCAGGCAGCTAACAATAACGTCACGCCTGAGTTTTCGGCGTTGATCGAACGAACCATGGCGAAAGACCCGAACCAACGTCCCGATACCATGGACGAGTTCGTGCGACTATTGAAGAACACGAAAATGTACCGCATTCCGCCTCGCAAACCGGCATCGCTAAGTGAACGGGAAAAGCAAGAGGCGGCGACCGGTAGCGACAATTCATCCTCGGAGTCGGGTGAGGCTTAA
- a CDS encoding acetyl-CoA carboxylase carboxyltransferase subunit alpha, with protein sequence MSTSIYLDFEQPIETLENKLKELESSKSDSPDRHDEIRNVRKQLTDTIREIYSDLSPWQTVEVARHQKRPQSADYLNLVFDEFVELHGDRKFGDDRALRTGFAKLDKHKVMFIGHFKGRDLKERSECYFGCAHPEGYRKAIEKMQLAEKYNLPVITFIDTPGAYPGVGAEERGQAMAIADAMFVMARLKTPIISVVIGEGGSGGALGIGVADRTAMLQHAYYSVISPEGCAGILWKSHEFKAKAAEALKFTSKYLPKFGIVDDVIEEPLGGAHRDHHQMAGRLKMYLTKTVNELLAKPTDELVDGRYDKFRQMGVFLEREVEATEGEPAS encoded by the coding sequence ATGAGCACTTCGATTTATCTCGACTTTGAACAGCCGATCGAAACACTTGAGAACAAACTGAAAGAGTTGGAATCGTCCAAGAGCGATTCTCCCGATCGACACGACGAGATCCGTAATGTTCGTAAGCAACTGACGGATACCATTCGCGAGATCTACAGCGATCTCTCGCCATGGCAAACGGTTGAAGTCGCTCGCCATCAGAAGCGACCGCAATCAGCTGACTATTTGAACCTCGTGTTCGATGAGTTTGTTGAACTGCATGGCGATCGCAAGTTTGGTGATGATCGCGCATTGCGAACCGGTTTTGCGAAGCTCGACAAACACAAGGTGATGTTCATTGGGCACTTCAAAGGACGTGACCTGAAAGAGCGTAGCGAGTGCTACTTTGGATGTGCTCATCCGGAAGGTTACCGGAAGGCAATCGAAAAGATGCAGCTGGCCGAGAAGTACAACCTGCCGGTGATTACATTCATCGATACGCCAGGTGCGTACCCAGGTGTTGGCGCCGAAGAGCGTGGTCAGGCGATGGCGATTGCAGATGCCATGTTCGTGATGGCACGCCTGAAGACGCCCATCATCTCGGTCGTCATTGGCGAAGGGGGTTCGGGTGGTGCCTTAGGTATCGGCGTCGCCGATCGGACGGCTATGTTGCAACACGCTTACTACTCGGTGATCAGTCCAGAAGGCTGTGCTGGCATTCTGTGGAAGAGCCACGAGTTCAAAGCCAAAGCGGCCGAGGCCCTGAAGTTCACCTCGAAGTATCTGCCCAAGTTTGGGATCGTTGACGATGTGATCGAAGAGCCACTCGGAGGTGCTCATCGTGATCATCACCAAATGGCTGGTCGGCTGAAGATGTACCTGACCAAAACGGTCAATGAGTTGCTCGCCAAACCGACCGACGAGCTGGTCGATGGACGATACGACAAGTTCCGCCAAATGGGTGTATTTTTGGAACGCGAAGTGGAAGCCACCGAAGGCGAACCAGCGAGCTAG
- a CDS encoding HTTM domain-containing protein, which produces MITAYFRELYQGVVDGWNRFWFTPTDPATLGLIRIFAGSMLFYTHLVWSIDLNGFMGARGRFSHDLVDRMHRGSDFAFSYLPIFDGNPPMLWLVHIIGLAVLLMFALGLWSKVTSVLAFIIAVSYVHRAPGALFGLDQINVMLAMYLMLGGAGEAFSLDRWIEKRRYPMRDLPTTSTAANVSIRLIQLHMCVIYLFAGTGKLLGDTWWEGTALWGAVANSEYQSLDMTWLASYPLLIALMTQVSLAWELSYSVLVWPRLTRPIVLALAIPLHLGIAMCMGMITFGLIMLVGNFAFVSPWVIREVEGELKKRFGKAEPSVTATAS; this is translated from the coding sequence ATGATTACCGCTTATTTTCGCGAACTGTACCAAGGGGTTGTCGATGGCTGGAACCGTTTTTGGTTCACGCCGACCGATCCTGCCACGCTAGGTTTGATTCGGATCTTTGCCGGCAGCATGTTGTTTTATACTCACCTGGTATGGTCGATCGACCTGAACGGGTTCATGGGCGCTAGGGGGCGGTTCTCGCACGATCTTGTCGATCGCATGCACCGAGGGAGCGACTTTGCGTTCAGTTATTTACCAATCTTCGATGGCAACCCGCCCATGTTGTGGTTGGTCCATATCATCGGGTTGGCTGTGTTGCTGATGTTCGCTTTGGGCTTGTGGTCGAAGGTCACCAGTGTGCTGGCTTTTATCATCGCGGTCAGCTATGTGCATCGTGCGCCGGGTGCTTTATTTGGGCTCGATCAGATTAACGTCATGTTGGCGATGTACTTGATGCTGGGCGGGGCAGGGGAGGCATTCAGTCTCGATCGCTGGATCGAAAAACGACGCTACCCAATGCGAGATTTGCCGACGACCAGCACCGCCGCGAATGTTTCGATTCGATTGATTCAACTACACATGTGTGTGATCTATCTCTTCGCCGGTACGGGTAAGTTGCTCGGGGATACCTGGTGGGAAGGAACCGCACTTTGGGGAGCGGTCGCCAACAGTGAGTACCAATCGTTGGACATGACTTGGTTGGCGAGTTATCCGTTGCTGATTGCCTTGATGACTCAGGTTTCGCTCGCTTGGGAACTCAGCTACAGCGTTCTGGTGTGGCCGCGGCTGACTCGTCCAATTGTCTTGGCGTTGGCGATTCCACTTCACTTAGGAATCGCCATGTGCATGGGGATGATCACCTTCGGCTTGATCATGCTCGTTGGCAATTTTGCCTTTGTGAGCCCCTGGGTCATTCGCGAGGTCGAAGGCGAACTGAAAAAGCGGTTTGGAAAAGCCGAACCTTCGGTGACGGCAACCGCGTCTTAA
- a CDS encoding aspartate-semialdehyde dehydrogenase — MYENLAIVGATGAVGRLIRQLLEERKFPYKTIKFLASKRSAGTEITFNGQTHIVEELTPESFEGIDIAIGSTPDDAAAEFAPWAVERGCIVVDESGYWRMKEDVPLVVPEVNPEAIQNHKGIISSPNCSTTQMVVAMKPLHDAAKIKRVVVSTYQATSGAGVAGEKDLVEGAKSVLNDTPYEYQAFTHQIAFNLIPQIGSEKYEGYTSEEMKMVYETQKIFGDNSIQVCPTCVRVPVTNCHSETILVETERPISVAEARELFEKTEGITVVDNLGAGEYPMPLTCSNKNEVFIGRIRKDISNPNGLTFWCVSDNLRKGAATNAVQIAELLVRSQAAV, encoded by the coding sequence GTGTACGAAAATCTGGCCATTGTTGGAGCCACTGGAGCCGTTGGGCGTCTGATCCGTCAACTCTTGGAAGAACGCAAGTTCCCCTACAAAACGATCAAATTCCTCGCTTCCAAACGCTCGGCCGGCACAGAGATCACATTCAACGGTCAAACGCACATCGTGGAAGAACTGACGCCTGAGTCCTTCGAGGGAATCGATATCGCCATCGGTAGCACCCCAGATGACGCGGCCGCGGAGTTCGCTCCTTGGGCGGTCGAACGTGGCTGTATCGTTGTCGACGAAAGCGGCTACTGGCGAATGAAGGAAGACGTGCCTCTGGTTGTTCCCGAAGTGAACCCGGAAGCGATTCAAAACCACAAGGGGATCATCAGCAGCCCCAACTGCTCGACCACGCAGATGGTCGTTGCGATGAAGCCGCTGCACGACGCCGCCAAGATCAAACGCGTTGTCGTCTCGACCTACCAGGCAACCAGCGGTGCTGGTGTCGCCGGCGAGAAAGATTTGGTTGAAGGTGCCAAGTCGGTGCTGAACGATACGCCATACGAATACCAGGCATTCACGCATCAGATCGCTTTCAATTTGATTCCGCAGATCGGTAGCGAGAAGTACGAAGGTTACACCTCGGAAGAAATGAAGATGGTGTACGAAACGCAAAAGATCTTCGGCGACAACTCGATCCAGGTCTGCCCGACTTGCGTTCGCGTTCCGGTTACCAATTGTCACAGCGAAACGATTCTGGTCGAAACCGAACGTCCGATCTCGGTTGCAGAGGCTCGCGAGCTATTCGAGAAGACCGAAGGAATCACGGTTGTCGACAACCTTGGGGCAGGGGAGTACCCGATGCCATTGACTTGCTCGAACAAGAACGAAGTGTTTATCGGTCGTATCCGCAAGGATATCTCGAATCCGAATGGGCTGACGTTCTGGTGCGTGAGCGACAACCTGCGTAAGGGTGCCGCCACCAACGCCGTGCAGATCGCCGAACTGTTGGTTCGCAGCCAAGCTGCCGTCTAA
- a CDS encoding TIGR03000 domain-containing protein → MKSIGRKFALAGALACAVMFTTAGQAQAGWGSWGSSGGSSGGSSGGSSGGSSGSYWSGSSGASSGSYGSSGSWRGGLFQRWWDHHRAPKVYGSSGSSSGSWGSSGGSSGGGLFSHHVKKRSWGSSGGSSGSWGSSGASSGGSSGGSSGGSSGGSSGIYQYYTPTESAPSMEAPMTPPETPMTPAEAASYRANDAVINVNVPADAKIYVNDKVTRSTGNVRRFVSRDLEPGYTFEYEIRAEMRVNGELVSEVKTVKLNSGETQNVDFNFDPTATPDVQVVGKPVETKVTLNVPENASVVLAGNEMRTLGEKRVFSTDTLAPGETWKDYDIVVTVLRNGNPVTKRKVIDLTGGDNQEITFDFSTDSVASL, encoded by the coding sequence ATGAAAAGCATTGGCCGAAAATTCGCGTTGGCCGGAGCGTTGGCATGTGCGGTAATGTTTACCACCGCAGGCCAAGCACAGGCAGGCTGGGGATCTTGGGGATCAAGCGGCGGGTCCAGTGGTGGATCGAGCGGCGGTAGCAGCGGCGGTTCGAGTGGTTCCTACTGGAGCGGCAGCAGCGGTGCGAGCAGTGGCTCGTACGGTTCCAGCGGCAGCTGGCGCGGCGGACTGTTCCAACGTTGGTGGGATCATCATCGTGCTCCGAAAGTATACGGAAGCTCGGGCAGCAGCAGCGGTAGCTGGGGTTCCAGTGGCGGCAGCAGCGGTGGCGGGTTGTTCAGTCATCATGTGAAGAAGCGTTCGTGGGGTTCGAGCGGTGGAAGCAGTGGCAGCTGGGGTTCCAGCGGTGCTTCAAGCGGCGGTAGCAGTGGTGGATCGAGCGGCGGCAGCAGCGGCGGTTCGAGTGGTATCTACCAGTACTACACCCCAACCGAATCGGCTCCTTCGATGGAAGCTCCGATGACTCCACCAGAAACGCCAATGACGCCAGCCGAAGCTGCAAGCTATCGTGCCAATGACGCCGTCATTAACGTCAATGTTCCTGCAGACGCTAAGATCTATGTCAATGACAAAGTCACCCGCAGCACCGGCAACGTCCGTCGCTTTGTCTCTCGCGACCTGGAGCCAGGTTACACGTTCGAGTACGAAATTCGTGCTGAAATGCGTGTCAACGGCGAACTGGTCAGCGAAGTCAAAACGGTCAAGTTGAACAGTGGTGAAACCCAGAACGTCGACTTCAACTTCGACCCGACTGCGACGCCAGACGTTCAAGTCGTTGGCAAGCCCGTCGAAACCAAGGTTACGCTGAACGTTCCTGAGAACGCTTCGGTTGTTCTCGCAGGCAACGAAATGCGAACGCTGGGCGAAAAGCGGGTGTTCAGCACCGATACGCTGGCCCCGGGCGAAACCTGGAAGGATTACGACATCGTCGTGACCGTTCTTCGCAACGGTAACCCTGTCACCAAGCGTAAGGTCATCGACCTGACCGGTGGTGACAACCAGGAAATCACCTTCGATTTCAGCACCGATTCGGTCGCTTCGCTCTAA